In Streptomyces sp. DG2A-72, one genomic interval encodes:
- a CDS encoding alpha/beta hydrolase gives MRAPALYSAAGSLLLTALAGVTAPPAGGTEAATGMPELHGTAVAAARAEAAGIDFGKCALGQDMPGRMQCGTVTVPLDYAQPNGKQIKLTVSRVRATHKDPHNSKREVPRQGALVYNPGGPGASGMYFPLVGMVPEWKRVAGAYDLVGYAPRGVGRSAPLSCQDPKQFFKAPSQSPTYPSQAYKKERIAQAKAYARGCAKRSGSALKHYHSLNNARDLDVLRAALGEEKLTFMGASYGTYFGALYATLFPTHVRRMVLDGPVNPDPEQIWYGNNLAQSAAFEGRWADLRKWIAKHDGVYGLGDTPQQVLRNYEKARARLADKPAGGKVGPGQLQDAFLTAGYYDDYWPGRAQALSAYLKGDPQPLIDIAGPQTEAAAEEENSGAVYTAVECNDGPWPTNWAVWDRDNTQLARVAPFETWDNVWLNLPCAYWPAPRQKPLDVRTAPGELPPTLILAAERDAATPYDGAREMQRRLTGSVLVTERDSGTHGIAGGPNACINGHLDAYLLEGRLPLWRAACKAHPEPKPETKSAEPPRTGDRADKATAARHKG, from the coding sequence ATGAGAGCCCCCGCCCTCTACTCGGCCGCCGGGTCCTTGCTCCTGACAGCCCTTGCCGGTGTCACCGCCCCGCCGGCCGGCGGTACCGAGGCCGCGACAGGCATGCCCGAGCTGCACGGCACCGCGGTCGCCGCCGCGCGCGCCGAGGCGGCCGGGATCGACTTCGGCAAGTGCGCGCTGGGACAGGACATGCCGGGCCGCATGCAGTGCGGCACGGTGACCGTCCCCCTCGACTACGCGCAGCCGAACGGCAAGCAGATCAAGCTCACCGTCAGCCGCGTGCGGGCGACCCACAAGGACCCGCACAACAGCAAGCGCGAGGTGCCCCGGCAGGGCGCCCTGGTCTACAACCCGGGCGGGCCGGGCGCCTCGGGCATGTACTTCCCGCTGGTCGGGATGGTCCCCGAGTGGAAGCGCGTCGCCGGAGCGTACGACCTCGTCGGCTACGCCCCGCGCGGCGTCGGCCGGTCCGCGCCGCTGTCCTGCCAGGACCCCAAGCAGTTCTTCAAGGCACCCTCACAGTCGCCGACGTACCCCTCTCAGGCGTACAAGAAGGAGCGCATCGCGCAGGCCAAGGCCTATGCGCGCGGCTGCGCCAAGCGGTCGGGCAGCGCCCTGAAGCACTACCACTCCCTCAACAACGCCCGTGACCTGGACGTCCTGCGGGCCGCGCTGGGCGAGGAGAAGCTGACGTTCATGGGCGCCTCGTACGGGACCTACTTCGGGGCGCTGTACGCGACGCTGTTCCCCACGCATGTGCGGCGGATGGTGCTCGACGGGCCGGTGAACCCGGACCCGGAGCAGATCTGGTACGGCAACAACCTCGCCCAGTCGGCCGCGTTCGAGGGCCGCTGGGCGGATCTGCGGAAGTGGATCGCCAAGCACGACGGCGTGTACGGCCTCGGCGACACCCCGCAGCAGGTGCTGCGCAACTACGAGAAGGCGCGGGCGCGGCTGGCCGACAAGCCGGCGGGCGGCAAGGTGGGGCCGGGGCAGTTGCAGGACGCGTTTCTCACGGCCGGGTACTACGACGACTACTGGCCGGGGCGCGCGCAGGCCCTGTCGGCGTATCTGAAGGGCGATCCGCAGCCGCTGATCGACATCGCCGGGCCGCAGACCGAGGCGGCGGCCGAGGAGGAGAACTCGGGCGCCGTCTACACGGCCGTCGAGTGCAACGACGGACCCTGGCCGACGAACTGGGCGGTGTGGGACCGGGACAACACCCAACTCGCGCGCGTGGCACCCTTCGAGACCTGGGACAACGTGTGGCTCAACCTGCCGTGCGCCTACTGGCCGGCGCCCCGGCAGAAGCCCCTCGACGTGCGCACCGCGCCGGGCGAGCTGCCGCCGACGCTGATCCTGGCGGCCGAGCGGGACGCGGCCACCCCCTATGACGGCGCCCGCGAAATGCAGCGGCGGCTCACGGGCTCGGTGCTGGTGACCGAGCGGGACTCCGGCACGCACGGCATCGCGGGCGGGCCGAACGCCTGCATCAACGGGCACCTGGACGCGTATCTGCTGGAGGGCCGTCTGCCACT
- a CDS encoding TIGR04222 domain-containing membrane protein, which produces MFWVLLLLLAWAAAGTSCTRLCLAAVRTAAADADAAAARRHDLTLYEAAFLSGGPRRVADLTLVSMARQHRLLLAHTGWATVVDPRGRDEMERSVIGAIGPEGQSPIAPVRDAAAAADAVGSLADRLVGAGLAVPLGSRTSVGAAVRKVRLAAVAVLALGAAALTPAPSELPPNLVALWFALPLTLTLSCLAIARIEVHRYSHWASPAGQRLLGALALHAGSADDRTYLTSVAVRGVRAIGEPDLRAAFGRRDPYWRH; this is translated from the coding sequence ATGTTCTGGGTTCTGCTCCTGCTGCTGGCCTGGGCGGCCGCCGGAACGTCGTGCACCCGGTTATGCCTGGCCGCCGTACGCACGGCCGCCGCGGACGCCGACGCCGCCGCGGCCCGCAGACACGACCTGACGCTGTACGAGGCGGCGTTCCTGTCCGGCGGCCCCCGCCGGGTCGCCGATCTGACGCTGGTGTCGATGGCCCGCCAGCACCGGCTGCTCCTCGCGCACACGGGCTGGGCGACGGTCGTCGACCCGCGCGGGCGGGACGAGATGGAGCGCTCGGTGATCGGGGCCATCGGACCGGAGGGGCAGTCGCCGATCGCTCCGGTGCGGGATGCCGCCGCTGCCGCCGACGCGGTCGGCAGCCTCGCCGACCGGCTGGTCGGCGCGGGCCTCGCCGTGCCCCTCGGCTCCCGTACGTCCGTCGGGGCCGCGGTCCGCAAGGTGCGGCTCGCCGCGGTGGCCGTCCTCGCACTGGGCGCCGCCGCGCTGACGCCCGCCCCCTCGGAGCTGCCGCCCAATCTGGTCGCCCTCTGGTTCGCGCTCCCCCTCACCCTCACCCTGAGCTGCCTGGCGATCGCGCGGATCGAAGTGCACCGGTACTCGCACTGGGCCTCCCCGGCCGGGCAGCGCCTGCTGGGCGCCCTGGCCCTGCACGCCGGCTCCGCTGACGACCGTACGTACCTCACCTCCGTCGCCGTACGCGGGGTGCGAGCGATCGGCGAACCGGACCTGCGCGCGGCCTTCGGGCGCCGTGATCCGTACTGGCGCCACTGA
- a CDS encoding DUF4142 domain-containing protein, giving the protein MRPRPRPPINGRGIFSGTGLIITGLAATLAALIFPIWSYTDRSGTGVDVLNAETVSTRFGPLSGLDRDFVTKVRLAGLWELPAGRQAQQKGTTPAVRTAGRHLIEGHAFLDERARDVASRLGLALPNEPTDQQKEWLATLDAAQGVTYDREFANILRLAHGKVFSLVAQVRASTRNSLVRALADDANTTVLDHIKVLEATGYVDFDALARDMAVGSTPPLTPSPAPPGPTTDPGAVVPLAPPPSPSPTYPLPPPATSPPPGITGDSQ; this is encoded by the coding sequence ATGCGACCCCGACCCCGCCCGCCGATCAACGGCCGAGGCATATTCAGCGGCACCGGCCTGATCATCACCGGCCTGGCAGCCACCCTCGCCGCGCTGATCTTCCCGATCTGGTCGTACACCGACCGATCAGGAACCGGCGTTGACGTACTCAACGCCGAGACGGTGTCGACGAGGTTCGGACCGCTGTCGGGACTGGACCGCGACTTCGTCACGAAGGTCCGGCTCGCGGGCCTGTGGGAGCTGCCTGCGGGCCGCCAGGCCCAGCAGAAGGGCACCACCCCGGCCGTACGCACAGCGGGCCGGCACCTGATCGAGGGCCACGCCTTCCTGGACGAACGGGCCCGCGACGTCGCGTCCCGGCTCGGTCTCGCCCTGCCCAACGAGCCCACCGACCAGCAGAAGGAATGGCTCGCCACCCTCGACGCGGCGCAGGGAGTGACGTACGACCGCGAGTTCGCGAACATCCTGCGCCTGGCGCACGGCAAGGTCTTCTCCCTAGTCGCCCAGGTCCGCGCAAGCACCCGCAACTCCCTGGTCCGCGCGCTCGCCGACGACGCGAACACCACCGTGCTGGACCACATCAAGGTCCTGGAGGCCACGGGCTACGTCGACTTCGACGCCCTGGCCCGCGACATGGCTGTCGGCAGCACTCCCCCGCTCACCCCCTCCCCGGCCCCGCCCGGCCCCACCACCGACCCGGGCGCGGTCGTCCCGCTGGCCCCGCCGCCGTCACCGTCGCCGACGTACCCACTCCCACCACCGGCCACCAGCCCACCGCCGGGCATTACCGGTGATTCCCAATGA
- a CDS encoding DUF692 domain-containing protein produces MERLGTGIGWRPEIADAVERMPGIDWVEAVAENVCPGHLPESLRRLRERGVTVIPHGVSLGLGGADRPDETRLTALAERAEALDSPLVTEHIAFVRAGGPLTASPRLEAGHLLPVPRTRDALDVLCENIRVAQDALPVPLAVENIAALIAWPGEEMTEGQFLYDLADRTGVRLLIDVANLHTNHVNRAEDPAKSLAELPLEAIAYVHVAGGFERDGVWHDSHAHPVPDAVLDILTDLASRVSPPGVLLERDENFPEPAELERELGAIRGALEKGRAAREATAGRRTASPQHSPVEPPADTTTARQRLALAQTALLSALVAGTPVPEGFDRVRLGVQARALAGKRADVVAKVAPELPHILGQAYRPAFLAYAQGHPMTGGYRQDALDFAGHVLSAGHPEDATARRQLRTWHLDRSAPTPPSHRPATRLARATRKVLLRR; encoded by the coding sequence ATGGAGCGACTGGGGACGGGAATCGGGTGGCGGCCGGAGATCGCGGACGCCGTGGAGCGGATGCCGGGTATCGACTGGGTCGAGGCCGTGGCGGAGAACGTGTGCCCCGGCCATCTCCCCGAGTCGCTGCGGCGGCTGCGCGAGCGCGGCGTGACCGTGATCCCGCACGGCGTCTCCCTCGGCCTCGGCGGCGCCGACCGCCCCGACGAGACCCGCCTCACGGCGCTCGCCGAGCGGGCCGAGGCGCTGGACTCCCCGCTGGTCACCGAGCACATCGCGTTCGTACGAGCGGGCGGCCCCCTCACCGCATCCCCGCGCCTGGAAGCGGGCCACCTGCTGCCGGTCCCCCGCACGAGGGACGCCCTCGACGTCCTCTGCGAGAACATCCGCGTCGCCCAGGACGCCCTGCCCGTGCCGCTCGCCGTGGAGAACATAGCGGCGCTCATCGCGTGGCCCGGCGAGGAGATGACCGAGGGCCAGTTCCTGTACGACCTCGCCGACCGCACCGGCGTACGGCTCCTGATCGACGTGGCCAACCTGCACACCAACCACGTCAACCGCGCCGAGGACCCGGCCAAGTCCCTCGCCGAACTCCCCCTCGAAGCCATCGCCTACGTCCATGTCGCCGGCGGCTTCGAACGCGACGGCGTCTGGCACGACAGCCACGCCCACCCGGTCCCCGACGCGGTCCTCGACATTCTGACCGACCTCGCCTCCCGGGTCTCGCCGCCCGGAGTCCTACTGGAACGGGACGAGAACTTCCCGGAACCGGCCGAGCTGGAGCGGGAGTTGGGGGCGATCCGGGGGGCGCTGGAGAAGGGGCGGGCGGCGCGGGAGGCTACGGCAGGCCGGCGTACGGCGTCACCGCAGCACTCGCCCGTCGAGCCTCCCGCCGACACGACCACCGCCCGCCAGCGCCTCGCCCTCGCGCAGACGGCCCTCCTCTCCGCCCTGGTGGCCGGCACGCCCGTACCCGAAGGCTTCGACCGGGTCCGGCTGGGCGTACAGGCCCGTGCCCTGGCCGGAAAGCGGGCGGACGTCGTGGCCAAGGTCGCCCCCGAGCTCCCGCACATCCTGGGCCAGGCCTACCGCCCCGCTTTCCTCGCCTACGCCCAGGGCCACCCGATGACCGGCGGCTACCGCCAGGACGCACTGGACTTCGCAGGCCACGTGCTGTCCGCGGGCCACCCCGAGGACGCGACAGCCCGACGCCAACTCCGCACCTGGCACCTGGACCGCTCAGCCCCCACCCCACCCTCCCACCGCCCCGCAACCCGCCTGGCCCGCGCAACCCGCAAAGTACTGCTGCGCCGCTGA
- a CDS encoding SAM-dependent methyltransferase gives MSVDRPLINSKVPHSARIWNYWLGGKDCYEIDRQVGDQMRELNPEIVDIARAQRGFLKRAVTHLAAEAGIRQFLDVGTGLPTLDNTHEVAQGIAPEARIVYVDHDPVVLTHAHALLTSTPEGATDYIDADLRDPESILRGAERTLDFNRPVALMLLGIVAHVPDDTAYPIVEQLKDALPAGSHLVFCDSTEVFHADEMRAMVERWNEASDNPRINRAPEQLARFFDGFDLLEPGLVPVAEWRSDPAGTDERRDVDSFGGVAVKR, from the coding sequence ATGTCAGTCGACCGTCCGCTGATCAACAGCAAGGTGCCGCACTCCGCTCGTATCTGGAACTACTGGCTGGGCGGCAAGGACTGCTACGAGATCGACCGGCAGGTCGGTGACCAGATGCGTGAGCTCAACCCCGAGATCGTCGACATCGCGCGCGCCCAGCGAGGGTTCCTGAAGCGCGCGGTCACCCATCTGGCCGCGGAGGCCGGGATCCGGCAGTTCCTCGACGTCGGCACCGGCCTGCCCACCCTCGACAACACCCACGAGGTCGCCCAGGGCATCGCCCCCGAGGCACGGATCGTGTACGTGGACCACGACCCCGTCGTGCTGACCCACGCCCACGCGCTGCTCACCAGCACCCCCGAAGGCGCCACCGACTACATCGACGCCGACCTGCGCGACCCGGAGTCCATCCTGCGGGGCGCCGAGCGCACGCTCGACTTCAACCGGCCCGTCGCGCTCATGCTGCTCGGCATCGTCGCGCACGTACCGGACGACACCGCCTACCCGATCGTGGAGCAGCTCAAGGACGCCCTGCCCGCCGGGAGCCACCTGGTGTTCTGCGACAGCACCGAGGTGTTCCACGCGGACGAGATGCGGGCGATGGTCGAGCGCTGGAACGAGGCGAGCGACAACCCGCGGATCAACCGGGCCCCCGAGCAGCTGGCCCGTTTCTTCGACGGCTTCGACCTGCTGGAACCCGGCCTGGTCCCGGTCGCCGAGTGGCGCTCCGACCCGGCCGGCACGGACGAGCGGCGGGACGTGGACAGCTTCGGAGGCGTGGCCGTCAAGCGCTGA
- a CDS encoding acyl-CoA desaturase: MTTEIINRGTEPPDHVGTTKSPPAGRGSDYAALSREVKQSGLLKRRPGYYSAKVGGNLLLLAAGWTAFALIGQSWWQMVTAAFLAVMFTQTGFIGHDAGHQQIARSKRVNNLLGRVHADLLIGLSYGWWIAKHNRHHSHPNHVDRDPDIADGAIAFTEDHARVRRGPYAWLARHQAWLFFPMLLLEGLALHVAGVRAQFERDSTAGSRAAKLAGAGLLTAHLVGYLAALFLVLTPLQAVVFLAVHQGLFGLYMGCSFAPNHKGMPIFGKDDKIDFLRRQVLTSRNVRGGRFTDFTLGGLNYQIEHHLFPSMPRPSLRHAQELVRAFCARHGIAYHETGLLNAYAQVLRHLHAVGGPLRPELEY, translated from the coding sequence GTGACCACTGAGATCATCAACCGGGGCACCGAGCCGCCGGACCACGTCGGGACGACGAAATCCCCGCCCGCCGGCCGAGGCAGCGACTACGCCGCACTGTCCCGTGAGGTGAAGCAGAGCGGGCTGCTGAAGCGGCGGCCGGGCTACTACTCCGCCAAGGTCGGGGGGAACCTGCTTCTGCTGGCCGCCGGATGGACCGCGTTCGCCCTGATCGGGCAGTCGTGGTGGCAGATGGTGACCGCCGCCTTCCTCGCGGTGATGTTCACCCAGACCGGGTTCATCGGGCACGACGCCGGACACCAGCAGATCGCCCGCTCCAAGCGCGTCAACAACCTGCTCGGCCGCGTGCACGCCGACCTGCTGATCGGCCTCAGCTACGGCTGGTGGATCGCCAAGCACAACCGGCACCACTCCCACCCCAACCACGTCGACCGCGACCCCGACATCGCCGACGGTGCGATCGCCTTCACCGAGGACCATGCCCGGGTCCGCCGCGGCCCCTATGCCTGGCTGGCCCGCCACCAGGCCTGGCTGTTCTTCCCGATGCTGCTTCTGGAAGGTCTCGCCCTGCACGTGGCCGGCGTACGGGCGCAGTTCGAGCGCGACAGCACCGCGGGCTCACGGGCGGCCAAGCTGGCCGGTGCGGGACTGCTGACCGCGCATCTCGTCGGCTATCTCGCCGCCCTGTTCCTGGTCCTGACGCCCCTCCAGGCCGTGGTCTTCCTCGCCGTGCACCAGGGGCTCTTCGGGCTGTACATGGGCTGCTCGTTCGCCCCCAACCACAAGGGCATGCCCATCTTCGGCAAGGATGACAAGATCGACTTCCTGCGCCGGCAGGTACTGACCTCACGCAACGTCCGTGGCGGCCGGTTCACCGACTTCACGCTCGGCGGGCTGAACTACCAGATCGAACACCACCTGTTCCCCTCCATGCCGCGGCCCAGCCTGCGCCATGCCCAGGAACTCGTGCGCGCGTTCTGCGCCCGGCACGGCATCGCCTATCACGAGACCGGACTCCTCAACGCCTACGCCCAGGTCCTGCGGCACCTGCACGCGGTCGGCGGCCCGCTGCGCCCCGAACTGGAGTACTGA
- a CDS encoding N(5)-(carboxyethyl)ornithine synthase, producing MSLMSLGVLASSRKENEFRLPLHPGHLGRIAPDVRERIFLEQGYGARFGVADDALRPLVAGLRSREQLLAECDVLLLPKPMHEDAAALREGQVLWGWPHCVQDEKMTQIGIDRRLTLIAWEAMNHWTSTGAFSVHVFHKNNELAGYCSVLHALQLGGLTGSYGRRLRAVVISFGATARGAVTGLGAMGVSDVTVLTQRAAAAVASPMPSVVMGHFEEQEDDPSRLQALTGLGAVPLAEYLAGFDIVVNCIRQDTDAPLMFVTDQELSLFRPGTFFIDVSCDEGMGFSWARPTSFGDPMPTVGPGCHYYAVDHSPSHLWDSATWEISEALLPYLRKVMSGPAAWETDTTVSKAIEIRDGVVLNPKILSFQHRTAAYPHLAETPAPAPTRR from the coding sequence ATGAGCCTGATGAGCCTCGGAGTACTGGCGTCCTCCCGCAAGGAGAACGAGTTCCGGCTGCCGTTGCACCCCGGTCACCTCGGCCGGATCGCGCCGGACGTACGCGAGAGGATCTTCCTCGAGCAGGGATACGGCGCCCGGTTCGGCGTCGCCGACGACGCACTGCGACCCCTCGTGGCCGGCCTTCGTTCCCGAGAGCAACTCCTCGCCGAGTGCGACGTGTTGCTGCTGCCCAAACCCATGCACGAAGACGCCGCCGCGCTGCGCGAAGGCCAGGTGCTGTGGGGCTGGCCGCACTGTGTGCAGGACGAGAAAATGACGCAGATCGGCATCGACCGGCGGCTGACCCTGATCGCCTGGGAGGCCATGAACCACTGGACCTCCACGGGCGCCTTCAGCGTCCATGTGTTCCACAAGAACAACGAGCTCGCCGGTTACTGCTCGGTGCTGCACGCCCTCCAGCTCGGCGGGCTGACCGGCAGCTACGGGCGTCGCCTCAGGGCGGTGGTCATCAGCTTCGGAGCCACGGCGCGCGGAGCGGTCACGGGCCTGGGTGCCATGGGGGTCTCCGATGTCACGGTGCTCACCCAGCGCGCCGCGGCGGCGGTGGCGTCACCGATGCCGTCGGTCGTGATGGGCCACTTCGAGGAGCAGGAGGACGATCCCTCGCGCCTGCAGGCACTCACCGGGCTCGGGGCCGTGCCGCTCGCGGAGTACCTCGCCGGTTTCGACATCGTCGTCAACTGCATCCGGCAGGACACCGACGCGCCGCTGATGTTCGTCACCGACCAGGAACTCTCCCTGTTCCGGCCGGGAACCTTCTTCATCGACGTTTCCTGCGACGAGGGCATGGGCTTCTCATGGGCCCGTCCGACCTCCTTCGGCGACCCGATGCCGACGGTCGGGCCGGGCTGCCACTACTACGCGGTGGATCACAGCCCGTCCCACCTGTGGGACTCGGCCACGTGGGAAATCAGCGAGGCGCTCCTGCCCTACCTCCGCAAGGTCATGAGCGGCCCCGCGGCATGGGAGACGGACACCACGGTCAGCAAGGCCATCGAGATCCGCGACGGCGTCGTCCTGAACCCGAAGATCCTCTCCTTCCAGCACCGGACAGCCGCCTACCCCCACCTCGCCGAGACCCCGGCCCCCGCTCCCACCCGGCGATGA
- a CDS encoding ATP-binding cassette domain-containing protein has product MTRELRLERVGRRYGLRGPWVLRGIDLAVTPGTLLRIEGANGMGKSTLLRLLAGIDVPTEGRISGRPRTAYVPERFPTALPFTPSGYLTHLGAVHGLSRTAAARAADQWLERFGAAAHARTPMSQLSKGSSQKVAVAQALLAEPDLLVLDEAWTGLDEAARAELERAVAERTAAGGAVVFVDHDPSRLAGAPDATYTVRDGALNRSTEQGTSPSGPYVVIVVQGPPGGPLPATPKLTSAEETAPGAHRLTVPASHSDVVLRSLLTARPPWHVVSVAHQDVEEVR; this is encoded by the coding sequence ATGACACGTGAGTTACGGCTGGAGCGCGTCGGCCGCCGCTACGGCCTGCGCGGACCCTGGGTGCTGCGCGGGATCGACCTGGCCGTGACCCCCGGCACTCTCCTGCGTATCGAGGGCGCGAACGGCATGGGCAAGTCCACCCTCCTCCGGCTGCTCGCCGGGATCGACGTCCCGACGGAGGGCCGGATCAGCGGCCGTCCGCGCACGGCATACGTCCCCGAGCGCTTCCCGACGGCGCTGCCCTTCACCCCGTCCGGCTATCTCACCCACCTCGGCGCGGTGCACGGCCTGTCCCGTACGGCGGCGGCCCGCGCCGCCGACCAGTGGCTGGAGCGCTTCGGCGCCGCGGCCCATGCCCGTACGCCGATGTCGCAGCTGTCGAAGGGCAGCAGCCAGAAGGTCGCGGTCGCCCAGGCCCTGCTCGCCGAGCCGGACCTGCTCGTCCTCGACGAGGCCTGGACCGGCCTGGACGAGGCCGCCCGCGCCGAGCTGGAACGGGCGGTCGCGGAACGGACTGCGGCGGGCGGGGCGGTGGTCTTCGTCGACCATGACCCGAGCCGGCTGGCGGGGGCGCCCGACGCGACGTACACCGTGCGCGACGGCGCCCTCAACCGCAGTACAGAACAAGGGACTTCGCCCTCGGGACCGTACGTCGTCATCGTCGTCCAAGGCCCTCCCGGTGGACCACTGCCCGCCACCCCGAAGCTCACCTCCGCCGAGGAGACCGCGCCCGGCGCCCACCGGCTCACCGTCCCCGCGTCCCACTCGGACGTCGTCCTGCGCTCCCTGCTGACGGCCCGCCCGCCGTGGCATGTGGTGAGCGTCGCGCATCAGGACGTCGAGGAGGTCCGATGA
- a CDS encoding ABC transporter produces the protein MTALLRYQAALLVRSQRWLPPFILYAVFLGVGVQGGQPVLDSLGYAAAALLPVAAWLVRICVGNEPPAARAPVAAAAGPGRAHLACLLVAPASAAALGTVATLVVTLISDPVTSDHQTRVAPFPAGAAGLLAALACALLGTAVGALTSWPLLRSPGRAVPAMLLAALLSVVVTGSPAQAAVSGLVTGSQSGKVPLPLLPLGAAALLTAVAIAVACALTSRRSP, from the coding sequence ATGACCGCGCTCCTGCGCTATCAAGCCGCCCTGCTGGTGCGTTCGCAGCGCTGGCTGCCGCCGTTCATCCTGTACGCCGTGTTCCTGGGCGTCGGTGTGCAGGGCGGGCAGCCCGTGCTCGACTCGCTGGGGTATGCCGCGGCGGCTCTGCTGCCCGTCGCCGCCTGGCTGGTGCGGATCTGTGTCGGCAACGAGCCGCCCGCCGCCCGCGCCCCGGTGGCCGCCGCGGCCGGACCCGGACGGGCGCACCTGGCCTGTCTGCTGGTCGCGCCGGCGTCGGCCGCGGCGCTCGGCACCGTGGCGACCCTCGTCGTGACGCTGATCAGCGATCCGGTGACCTCCGACCACCAGACCCGGGTGGCGCCGTTCCCGGCGGGCGCGGCCGGACTGCTCGCCGCGCTGGCCTGCGCGCTGCTCGGCACGGCCGTCGGCGCGCTCACCTCCTGGCCGCTGCTGCGCTCGCCCGGCCGGGCGGTCCCGGCGATGCTGCTCGCGGCCCTGCTGTCCGTGGTCGTCACGGGCTCCCCGGCGCAGGCGGCGGTCAGCGGACTGGTGACGGGGTCGCAGTCGGGCAAGGTCCCGCTGCCCCTGCTGCCGCTCGGCGCCGCCGCCCTGCTGACCGCGGTGGCGATCGCCGTGGCCTGCGCGCTCACCTCCCGCCGGTCACCCTGA
- a CDS encoding polysaccharide deacetylase family protein, whose translation MITLVRRVAIACALSATLASCGTTEPPHPPPTPSKRTVAPSRPPTLAPGPAGLTPVFENGPRTGDKTVALTFDADMTADQGPRAAAGERFDNPRLIAALRALKVPATVFMTGRWAEEYPPQARAIGRDPLFEVANHSYSHHAFTDDCYGLPTVSEDRMRTDVEQAYAAFRKAGVREPMPYFRFPGGCYDGRALKALSATGVTAVQWDVVGGDAFATDADAVARQVLDGVRPGSVVVLHCTTSAAPTTERALRTIVPELRRKGFRFVKVSELIGAAGGRR comes from the coding sequence GTGATCACACTTGTACGACGAGTAGCCATCGCCTGCGCCCTGAGCGCCACCCTCGCCTCCTGCGGGACGACTGAACCACCGCACCCTCCTCCCACCCCCTCGAAACGGACCGTCGCCCCGTCGCGGCCCCCGACCCTCGCCCCCGGCCCCGCGGGCCTGACCCCTGTCTTCGAGAACGGCCCGCGGACCGGGGACAAGACCGTCGCCCTCACCTTCGACGCCGACATGACCGCCGACCAGGGGCCGCGGGCGGCGGCCGGGGAGCGGTTCGACAATCCTCGGCTCATCGCGGCGCTCCGGGCGCTGAAGGTGCCGGCCACCGTGTTCATGACGGGGCGCTGGGCCGAGGAGTACCCGCCCCAGGCCCGCGCCATCGGCCGGGACCCGCTCTTCGAGGTCGCCAACCACTCGTACAGCCACCACGCCTTCACCGACGACTGCTACGGCCTGCCGACCGTCTCCGAGGACCGGATGCGGACGGACGTGGAGCAGGCGTACGCGGCCTTCCGCAAGGCCGGGGTGCGGGAGCCGATGCCGTATTTCCGCTTCCCGGGCGGCTGTTACGACGGCCGGGCCCTGAAGGCGCTGAGCGCGACCGGGGTCACCGCCGTGCAGTGGGACGTCGTCGGCGGGGACGCCTTCGCCACCGACGCGGACGCGGTGGCCCGGCAGGTGCTGGACGGCGTACGGCCGGGCTCGGTGGTCGTGCTGCACTGCACGACCAGCGCCGCCCCGACGACCGAACGCGCCCTCCGTACGATCGTCCCCGAGCTGCGCCGCAAGGGCTTCCGGTTCGTGAAGGTGTCCGAGCTGATCGGGGCCGCGGGCGGGCGGCGCTGA